Proteins from a genomic interval of Quercus robur chromosome 9, dhQueRobu3.1, whole genome shotgun sequence:
- the LOC126700525 gene encoding disease resistance protein RUN1-like: MALIPSSSSTREWKYDVFISFRGKDTRTTFTDHLYAGLEQKGISTFRDDELNRGKHIRPELLKAIEESRIAVVIFSRDYASSSWCLTELAEIVACMKRTGLVVLPVFHYVDPSDVRHQKGIYAEALKKHEEPFKDIKKEDVNMWKAALTEVGGISGWDLQNRPETKVIREIVGMISGELNGELNGKLNGKLNRRFSENIFEHFVGIDSRVEEMLDSYLCEGLGGVHFVGICGMAGIGKTTLARAIYSRIYGDFEASSFIAYVSERTKRNGLVELQVQLLLQILMERGIRISNVCEGIDVIRNRLRDKRVLIVLDDVDEDEQLEALVGKHDWFGLGSRIILTSSDRNLLERCGVNDIYTSKELNDDEALELFSWKVFKKPYPIEDYVELSKAFVNYAKGIPVAITVLASFLISRSIHEWKSALDRPEELHVLGILDILQKSFDGLMNAQKELFLDIACFFEGENINCIRDILESFGYYPDYNIDVLMDKRLITIDAWGTITMHDLLKFMGQEIVRRESPNEPSKRSRLWRYEDVFHVLESDTGTESIEGIILKANVHKKEQLNVESLSKMKKLRLLKIQDVLLPNHLNYLSNELRIIEWHGCPLNSMPANFQPNKLVELKMHRSAIIQLWKGIVSYELKLIDLSDSQKLIKTPDFSGAPNLKHLILRRCTKLYKIHASLGNLKWLIQLDLNGCKCLEILPPKISLESLEVFDLSGCSRLKKFPEIVGNMSCLSKLDLDKTAIKELPASVQNLTNLTFLSLKDCKNLSSLGVCCNWIFLKTLTLSGCSKLKKFPEIVGNMSRLTELYLNKTAIEELPSSVDHFIGLTFLSLRNCKNLSSLTDATCTMTSLKTLILSGCSKLDELPENLGNLKDLEVIDVSGTAIKALPSSVVLLKNLRVISLCRCEGRSSKSLKKLLGFLILLVVFNVLISGRK, from the exons atggctttaattccttcttcttcttctacccgTGAATGGAAATACGATGTCTTCATCAGTTTCAGAGGGAAGGACACCCGCACAACATTTACAGACCATCTATATGCTGGTTTGGAACAAAAAGGCATATCTACTTTTAGGGATGATGAACTCAATCGGGGAAAACATATTCGTCCAGAGCTGCTCAAAGCAATAGAAGAATCGAGGATTGCTGTTGTAATTTTCTCAAGAGACTAtgcttcttcaagttggtgctTGACTGAACTAGCAGAGATTGTTGCTTGCATGAAAAGGACGGGGTTAGTAGTCCTGCCAGTTTTCCACTATGTGGATCCAAGTGATGTGCGGCATCAGAAGGGGATTTATGCGGAAGCCTTGAAGAAACATGAAGAGCCTttcaaagatattaaaaaagaagatgtAAACATGTGGAAAGCTGCTTTGACAGAAGTTGGTGGTATTTCTGGATGGGATTTACAGAATAG GCCTGAAACAAAAGTTATCCGAGAAATCGTTGGAATGATATCTGGTGAATTGAATGGTGAATTGAATGGTAAATTGAATGGTAAATTGAATCGTAGATTCTCAGAGAATATTTTTGAACACTTTGTTGGAATAGACTCCCGTGTGGAGGAAATGTTAGATTCATATTTGTGTGAAGGGTTGGGTGGTGTTCACTTTGTTGGGATTTGTGGGATGGCTGGAATAGGTAAAACAACTCTTGCACGAGCAATTTATAGTAGAATTTATGGTGACTTTGAAGCTAGCAGCTTCATTGCTTATGTTAGTGAAAGAACTAAAAGGAATGGTTTAGTTGAGTTACAGGTACAACTTCTTTTACAGATCCTCATGGAAAGAGGAATAAGGATATCAAACGTTTGTGAGGGAATCGATGTTATAAGGAATAGACTACGTGATAAAAGGGTTCTTattgttcttgatgatgtggatgAAGACGAACAACTAGAAGCACTAGTAGGGAAACATGATTGGTTTGGTCTTGGAAGTAGAATTATTTTAACAAGTAGTGATAGGAATTTGTTGGAAAGATGTGGAGTGAATGATATATATACAAGTAAGGAGTTGAATGATGATGAAGCTTTGGAGCTTTTTAGTTGGAAAGTTTTCAAGAAACCCTATCCTATAGAAGATTATGTGGAGTTGTCTAAGGCTTTTGTGAATTATGCTAAAGGCATTCCTGTAGCTATTACAGTTTTAGCCTCTTTCTTGATTTCTAGAAGCATACATGAATGGAAAAGTGCTCTAGATAGACCAGAAGAATTACATGTTTTAGGCATTTTAGATATACTTCAAAAGAGTTTTGATGGGTTGATGAATGCACAAAAAGAATTGTTTTTGGATATTGCGTGTTTCTTCGAAGGAGAGAACATCAATTGCATAAGAGATATACTAGAAAGTTTTGGTTACTATCCAGACTATAATATTGATGTTCTTATGGACAAACGTCTCATAACCATTGATGCATGGGGTACTATTACGATGCATGATTTGCTAAAATTTATGGGTCAAGAAATTGTTCGTCGTGAATCCCCTAATGAGCCCAGTAAACGTAGTAGGTTGTGGCGTTATGAGGATGTCTTCCATGTATTGGAGAGTGATACT GGAACAGAGTCAATTGAAGGCATAATTCTAAAAGCAAATGTTCATAAAAAGGAACAATTGAATGTTGAATCCTTatcaaagatgaaaaaattgAGATTGCTTAAGATTCAAGATGTGCTCCTCCCAAACCACCTAAATTATCTGTCAAATGAGTTACGCATTATAGAATGGCATGGATGTCCTTTAAATTCTATGCCAGCCAATTTCCAACCAAATAAGCTTGTTGAATTGAAAATGCATCGCAGCGCCATCATTCAACTATGGAAAGGAATTGTG AGTTATGAGTTAAAGCTCATTGATCTAAGTGATTCTCAAAAGTTGATCAAGACCCCGGATTTCAGTGGAGCCCCAAATCTTAAGCATTTGATTCTTCGACGCTGtacaaaattgtataaaattCATGCATCTCTCGGAAATCTCAAATGGCTTATTCAATTGGATTTAAATGGTTGCAAATGTCTTGAAATCCTTCCACCCAAGATCAGCTTGGAATCTCTTGAAGTTTTTGATCTTTCTGGTTGTTCAAGACTGAAGAAGTTTCCAGAGATTGTAGGAAATATGTCATGTTTATCAAAACTTGATTTGGACAAAACTGCTATAAAAGAATTACCAGCATCAGTGCAGAATTTAACCAACCTCACTTTTTTGAGTCTAAAAGACTGCAAGAATCTTTCAAGTCTTGGTGTTTGTTgcaattggatttttttaaaaactctcACTCTATCCGGTTGTTCAAAATTGAAGAAGTTTCCAGAAATTGTGGGAAATATGTCACGTTTGACAGAATTATATTTGAACAAGACTGCTATAGAAGAGTTGCCATCATCGGTGGATCATTTTATTGGCCTTACTTTTTTGAGTCTAAGAAATTGCAAGAATCTTTCAAGTCTTACAGATGCTACCTGTACAATGACATCTCTAAAAACTCTCATCTTATCCGGTTGCTCAAAACTTGATGAACTACCTGAGAACTTGGGGAATCTTAAAGATCTGGAAGTGATAGATGTGAGTGGAACAGCTATAAAAGCGCTACCTTCCTCCGTTGTTCTCTTAAAAAATCTCAGAGTAATATCTCTCTGTAGATGTGAAGGGCGATCATCTAAATCTTTGAAAAAGCTCCTTGGTTTTCTTATATTGCTTGTTGTCTTTAATGTACTTATATCTggaaggaaataa
- the LOC126698749 gene encoding mitochondrial uncoupling protein 4 produces the protein MGVKGFVEGGIASIVAGCSTHPLDLIKVRMQLQGEKVHAPNPQPIHNLRPAFAFHNLHVPHAPSLPLPPPPPPRASAGPISVGMKIVQTEGLAALYSGVSATVLRQTLYSTTRMGLYDVLKTKWAHKETGHLSLPHKIGAGLIAGAIGAAVGNPADVAMVRMQADGRLPMAQRRNYKGVTDAISQMAKQEGVASLWRGSALTVNRAMIVTASQLASYDQFKEMIIENHVMNDGLGTHVTASFAAGFVASVASNPVDVIKTRVMNMKVEPGSVPPYNGALDCALKTVRAEGPMALYKGFIPTISRQGPFTVVLFVTLEQVRKLLKEF, from the coding sequence ATGGGTGTCAAGGGATTTGTTGAGGGTGGCATTGCATCCATTGTCGCAGGATGTTCCACTCACCCACTAGATCTAATCAAAGTCCGCATGCAACTCCAGGGTGAGAAAGTTCACGCGCCTAACCCACAGCCAATCCACAATCTCCGTCCGGCTTTCGCTTTCCACAACCTCCACGTTCCACACGCGCCATCCCTCCCACTGCCACCGCCCCCACCTCCACGCGCTTCCGCGGGACCCATTTCCGTGGGCATGAAAATCGTCCAAACCGAAGGCCTCGCCGCCTTGTACTCCGGCGTCTCCGCCACCGTGCTCCGCCAAACACTCTACTCCACCACCAGAATGGGCCTCTACGACGTGCTCAAAACCAAGTGGGCCCACAAGGAAACGGGCCACCTCTCGCTGCCCCACAAAATCGGGGCCGGCTTGATAGCCGGCGCAATCGGCGCGGCTGTTGGGAACCCAGCCGACGTGGCGATGGTTCGAATGCAAGCCGACGGTCGGCTCCCAATGGCTCAGCGCCGAAACTACAAGGGCGTGACCGACGCTATCTCCCAAATGGCCAAGCAAGAAGGCGTGGCCAGCTTGTGGCGCGGCTCGGCTCTAACGGTAAACCGAGCCATGATCGTGACGGCTTCGCAGCTAGCCTCGTACGACCAGTTTAAGGAAATGATAATCGAGAACCACGTCATGAACGACGGTCTCGGGACGCACGTGACGGCGAGTTTCGCGGCGGGTTTCGTGGCTTCCGTTGCGTCGAATCCGGTCGACGTGATCAAGACGCGTGTCATGAACATGAAGGTGGAGCCCGGGTCGGTCCCACCGTATAATGGGGCCCTAGATTGTGCTCTGAAGACTGTGAGAGCTGAGGGACCCATGGCCCTTTATAAAGGGTTTATTCCCACAATTTCTAGGCAAGGGCCTTTTACTGTGGTTCTGTTTGTGACACTTGAGCAAGTTAGGAAGTTGCTTAAggagttttga